A genome region from Arachidicoccus soli includes the following:
- a CDS encoding IS110 family RNA-guided transposase, which yields MQQVKALDFTGKTIFCGIDVHKISWSVCLSMENRILKRFSQGPYPMDLNSTLNRLYPGANYKAVYEAGFCGFYPQRIMTSLGIDCIVVNPADVPTMDKEKKQKSDRVDCGKLAKSLSANQLNPIYIPSIQQQDDRCIVRSYKKFVRDQTRCKNRISQMLFFQGMTPSLDKNTRIVYWSKNYVEKLKKLKMNTEEARKALDLLVESYENTRGLVLKTTKEMRQMAKSDRYKNQIALIRSVPGIGEIGALLFLTEIGNFNRFHGIDHLASYIGLIPNTKSSGENENIGAITNRSNSKLRDVLIEASWIAIRIDPAMTLFFSDYCKRMQKNKAIIKIAKKLLARVRFVMIHQTPYITSIMCNKGSE from the coding sequence ATGCAACAAGTTAAGGCTTTAGATTTTACCGGCAAAACAATTTTTTGCGGAATTGATGTTCACAAAATCTCATGGAGCGTGTGCCTATCCATGGAAAACAGAATCCTTAAACGCTTCTCACAAGGGCCTTACCCAATGGATCTCAATTCTACACTAAACAGGCTTTATCCAGGAGCAAATTATAAAGCAGTTTATGAGGCTGGCTTTTGTGGTTTTTACCCACAAAGAATTATGACTAGCCTGGGAATCGACTGTATCGTTGTTAATCCGGCGGATGTACCAACAATGGATAAAGAAAAAAAACAAAAATCTGATCGTGTGGACTGTGGAAAGCTGGCTAAGAGCTTAAGCGCTAATCAACTAAATCCTATTTACATTCCAAGCATACAGCAACAGGATGATCGCTGTATTGTGCGTAGTTACAAGAAGTTCGTTAGAGATCAGACTAGATGCAAAAACAGAATATCACAGATGCTCTTTTTCCAAGGAATGACGCCCAGTTTGGACAAAAATACAAGAATTGTATATTGGTCTAAGAATTATGTTGAAAAACTAAAGAAGCTTAAGATGAATACAGAAGAGGCAAGAAAAGCCTTAGATCTGCTCGTTGAAAGTTATGAGAACACCCGTGGTCTCGTTCTAAAAACAACAAAAGAAATGCGACAGATGGCCAAGTCGGATAGATATAAAAATCAAATAGCGCTTATTAGAAGTGTTCCTGGGATAGGAGAAATAGGCGCATTACTGTTTTTAACTGAGATTGGTAATTTTAATCGTTTCCACGGGATTGATCATCTTGCATCATATATCGGCCTTATTCCTAACACAAAGTCAAGCGGAGAAAATGAGAATATTGGAGCAATAACAAACCGGTCCAATAGCAAGTTAAGGGATGTCCTAATTGAGGCAAGCTGGATAGCTATTAGAATTGACCCTGCGATGACCCTATTCTTTTCGGACTATTGCAAAAGAATGCAAAAGAATAAGGCTATCATAAAGATAGCCAAAAAACTTCTTGCAAGGGTCAGATTTGTAATGATTCACCAAACGCCATATATCACATCCATTATGTGCAATAAGGGAAGCGAATGA
- a CDS encoding sugar MFS transporter, whose translation MPTTSAPPQKSYLIPTIIIGVLFFVFGFITWVNSTLIPYLQTACELTAAQAILVTFASYIAYAVMAFPSSWVLKFTGFKKGMILGLAIMALGALVFIPASHTRTFGVFLTGLFVMGIGMALLQTAVNPYITILGPIDSAAKRMSVMGICNKGAGAIAPLVMGAVLLSGMDAYAPEKLKLLSIDAKNQLLDQLAGKIVTPYIIIAVAFIVLAVAIYFSSLPDIKNEDETNPDHISQDRKSIFKYPYLWLGFITLFLYVGVEVMAGDTIQLYGKQGLGISIEIAKHYTTYTMLGMLAGYLLGIVLIPKVISQATALKVAAILGILLSIGVIYAPGTYSILCLALLGFANAPMWPAIWPLTIDGLGKYLKTGSALLIVGIAGGAILPKIWAILGENPNIGFQKAFWLLIPCYLFILFFATVGNKIGKTAGKQ comes from the coding sequence ATGCCAACAACATCTGCGCCTCCGCAAAAAAGCTATTTAATACCTACGATTATTATTGGGGTTTTATTCTTTGTATTTGGGTTTATCACCTGGGTTAATAGCACATTAATACCCTATTTACAAACGGCCTGTGAGCTTACAGCTGCACAAGCCATCTTAGTAACCTTCGCATCGTATATTGCTTATGCGGTAATGGCGTTTCCTTCTTCTTGGGTTTTAAAATTCACAGGCTTTAAGAAAGGGATGATTCTGGGGCTCGCCATAATGGCTCTTGGCGCTTTAGTATTTATCCCTGCATCACATACCAGAACATTCGGTGTTTTCCTTACAGGTTTATTTGTGATGGGTATTGGCATGGCTTTGTTACAAACGGCTGTAAATCCCTACATTACCATTCTTGGACCAATTGATAGTGCCGCCAAACGTATGAGTGTAATGGGTATTTGTAATAAAGGTGCAGGCGCCATTGCTCCATTGGTAATGGGTGCAGTATTACTTAGCGGAATGGATGCTTACGCCCCGGAGAAATTAAAACTATTAAGTATAGATGCAAAAAATCAATTGTTAGATCAATTAGCAGGAAAAATTGTAACACCCTATATTATCATTGCAGTTGCATTTATTGTTTTAGCAGTCGCTATTTATTTCTCTTCCTTACCTGATATTAAAAATGAAGATGAAACAAATCCAGATCATATCAGTCAAGACAGAAAGAGTATTTTCAAATATCCCTATTTATGGCTCGGCTTCATCACCTTGTTCTTATATGTAGGTGTAGAAGTGATGGCTGGTGACACCATACAATTGTATGGCAAACAGGGTTTGGGCATTTCTATTGAAATTGCAAAACACTATACAACGTATACCATGTTGGGCATGTTAGCCGGATATTTACTAGGGATTGTGTTAATTCCAAAGGTTATCTCTCAAGCTACAGCATTAAAAGTTGCAGCTATTTTAGGCATCTTACTTTCCATTGGCGTTATTTATGCACCCGGGACTTATTCCATTTTATGTTTAGCGCTACTTGGTTTTGCCAATGCGCCAATGTGGCCTGCTATTTGGCCATTAACAATTGATGGATTGGGGAAATATTTAAAAACAGGTTCTGCCTTATTGATTGTAGGTATTGCCGGGGGTGCCATATTACCTAAAATATGGGCAATTTTAGGTGAGAATCCAAACATAGGATTTCAAAAAGCATTTTGGCTTTTAATACCTTGCTATCTTTTCATTCTGTTCTTCGCTACTGTTGGTAATAAGATTGGAAAAACAGCGGGCAAACAATAA
- a CDS encoding DsrE family protein, producing MKRFSLLILAFLLLSTVATNAQTKPLQQNRNFTGAVAKKHQYKAIYQIDVSDPKVINKTLRNINNALEDPRLKGKLKVELIAFADGVAAYLKTSPYEQALKELVLKGVIVAQCNNTLKEKHISRDNLFDFVAVVPSGNGELIIRQAEGWSIVKP from the coding sequence ATGAAACGTTTTTCACTATTAATTCTTGCATTTCTATTGTTGAGCACAGTTGCTACAAATGCACAAACCAAACCATTACAGCAAAACAGAAATTTTACAGGTGCTGTTGCAAAAAAACATCAATACAAAGCTATTTATCAAATTGATGTCAGTGACCCGAAGGTTATCAACAAAACATTGCGCAACATCAATAATGCATTGGAAGATCCGCGTTTAAAAGGCAAACTTAAAGTTGAATTAATTGCTTTTGCAGATGGTGTAGCCGCCTATCTAAAAACAAGCCCTTATGAGCAAGCGCTTAAAGAACTTGTACTAAAAGGCGTCATAGTTGCACAATGCAATAATACGCTCAAAGAAAAGCATATCAGCCGTGATAATTTGTTCGATTTTGTTGCGGTTGTTCCCAGTGGCAATGGAGAACTTATCATAAGGCAAGCAGAAGGATGGTCAATCGTAAAACCTTAA
- a CDS encoding phage integrase SAM-like domain-containing protein, with amino-acid sequence MLFKNSKKRGSGKRVTGSYRRYRTLIKHLRNFARVKYGYTDVSFSDLTPPVLCRTLITTCVINIIWSITRFGYMIGFTRLCRLAMSRKHLTFNPFSEYKNTKKDMKKVFEEATVEWPILKIWKKQ; translated from the coding sequence ATGCTATTCAAAAATTCTAAAAAACGAGGGAGCGGTAAACGGGTTACAGGTTCTTACCGGAGATACAGGACACTCATAAAGCATCTTCGCAATTTTGCACGTGTGAAATACGGTTATACCGATGTATCGTTTAGCGACCTTACTCCTCCTGTTTTGTGCAGGACTTTGATTACTACCTGCGTGATAAACATTATTTGGAGTATAACACGGTTTGGGTATATGATTGGATTTACCAGGCTTTGCCGATTGGCAATGAGCAGAAAGCATCTTACTTTTAATCCTTTCAGCGAGTACAAGAATACCAAAAAGGACATGAAAAAGGTATTCGAGGAAGCGACGGTAGAATGGCCTATACTGAAGATTTGGAAGAAGCAATAA
- the rpsG gene encoding 30S ribosomal protein S7 codes for MRKSQAKKIPLAPDARFNDTLVTRFVNNLMWSGKKSTAITIFYDAVDKVSKITGEDGYEIWKRALANVTPSVEVRSRRIGGSTFQIPIEVRPDRKTSLSIKWLVRYSRERNGKTMADKLANEIISASKGEGAAFKKKEDTHRMADANKAFSHFKV; via the coding sequence ATGAGAAAATCACAAGCTAAAAAAATACCCTTAGCGCCAGATGCACGTTTTAACGATACCTTGGTAACACGTTTTGTCAATAACTTAATGTGGAGTGGTAAAAAAAGCACTGCGATCACGATATTTTATGATGCAGTAGATAAAGTATCTAAAATAACCGGAGAAGATGGTTATGAAATTTGGAAAAGAGCATTGGCGAACGTTACGCCTTCTGTAGAAGTTCGTAGCCGTAGAATCGGTGGTTCTACCTTCCAAATTCCTATTGAAGTACGCCCTGATCGTAAAACTTCTTTAAGTATTAAATGGCTGGTACGTTATAGCCGCGAAAGAAATGGTAAAACAATGGCTGATAAATTAGCCAATGAGATTATCTCTGCGAGCAAAGGTGAAGGTGCTGCTTTCAAAAAGAAAGAAGATACACACCGTATGGCTGATGCGAACAAAGCGTTCTCGCACTTTAAAGTATAA
- a CDS encoding c-type cytochrome has translation MKEYWGAFIFSIFIAFTFINGCRVIQNENRLKERRFNDFIKTEVMDTVWRGAPASQIPYYNDSSGKLIYYGYQLISNTAYYLGPKGRLGKTSNALNCQNCHLDGGTRPFGNNFGKVMSTYPQYKARNNETQDVYLRINDCMLRSMNGKPLNYQSREIKAIYAYIKWLDKGIPKGVIRGGTKMKKLPYLNRAANPESGKQVFIQNCQSCHGADGQGQYNSALQKFDYPPLWGPNSYNDGAGMFRLGTFASFVKYNMPYGTDYHNTVLKDADAWDVAAYVNSQPRPHMDQHLDWKNIAKKPVDFPFPPFSDTFSVQQHKYGPFQPILEMTKKQRFSHNN, from the coding sequence ATGAAAGAGTATTGGGGGGCATTTATCTTCAGTATATTTATCGCATTCACCTTTATCAATGGTTGCAGAGTTATACAGAATGAGAATAGGCTCAAGGAAAGGCGATTTAATGACTTCATTAAAACAGAGGTCATGGACACTGTTTGGAGAGGAGCTCCTGCATCACAGATTCCATATTATAATGACTCTTCAGGAAAACTTATTTATTATGGCTATCAATTAATTTCTAATACAGCTTACTATTTAGGACCAAAAGGCCGGCTGGGCAAAACAAGCAATGCACTCAATTGCCAAAATTGTCATTTGGATGGGGGTACCCGTCCATTTGGAAATAACTTTGGTAAAGTAATGTCCACTTATCCACAATATAAGGCCCGAAATAATGAAACTCAGGATGTTTATCTAAGAATAAATGACTGTATGCTAAGAAGCATGAATGGAAAGCCTCTGAATTATCAATCTAGAGAGATAAAAGCTATATATGCTTATATAAAATGGCTGGACAAAGGGATACCAAAAGGCGTTATAAGAGGAGGAACGAAAATGAAAAAACTACCTTATTTGAATAGAGCAGCTAATCCGGAGAGCGGAAAACAAGTCTTTATTCAAAACTGTCAGAGCTGCCATGGAGCAGATGGGCAAGGGCAATATAATTCAGCGTTGCAGAAATTTGATTATCCTCCATTATGGGGGCCCAATAGTTATAATGATGGGGCCGGCATGTTTAGGTTGGGGACCTTTGCATCCTTCGTAAAATACAACATGCCTTATGGCACAGATTATCATAACACGGTATTAAAAGACGCAGATGCCTGGGATGTGGCGGCTTATGTAAACAGCCAACCCAGACCACATATGGATCAACATTTAGATTGGAAAAACATTGCTAAAAAGCCGGTCGATTTCCCCTTCCCTCCTTTTAGCGATACTTTTTCGGTACAACAACATAAATACGGACCCTTTCAACCCATTCTGGAAATGACTAAAAAACAACGATTTTCTCATAACAATTAA
- the rdgB gene encoding RdgB/HAM1 family non-canonical purine NTP pyrophosphatase: MQLIFATNNPNKVKEIKKILPQNIDVKSLREAGIEIEIPEPHDSLKENASEKSRTIFNLMQQNCFSEDTGLIVDALKGAPGVKSARYAGEPANDENNIDKLLQNLSGEENRSARFKTIISLIWEEKEYWFEGVCEGRIIEKRIGDSGFGYDPVFIPEGSIKTFAQMDTEEKNLFSHRKKAMAKLLAFMEKITKE; the protein is encoded by the coding sequence ATGCAACTTATTTTTGCCACCAATAATCCCAATAAAGTAAAGGAAATTAAGAAAATTCTCCCGCAAAACATAGATGTTAAATCGCTTCGGGAGGCGGGAATAGAAATAGAAATTCCAGAGCCACACGATAGTTTAAAAGAAAATGCCTCAGAGAAATCGCGCACTATTTTCAATCTTATGCAACAGAACTGTTTTAGCGAAGATACCGGTTTAATTGTTGATGCACTGAAAGGAGCGCCTGGCGTAAAAAGCGCACGCTATGCGGGAGAGCCGGCTAATGATGAAAATAATATCGATAAATTATTACAGAATTTATCCGGTGAAGAAAACCGTAGCGCCCGTTTCAAAACCATTATTTCTCTGATATGGGAGGAAAAAGAATATTGGTTTGAAGGTGTTTGCGAAGGCAGAATAATTGAAAAAAGAATAGGTGATTCTGGTTTTGGCTACGACCCTGTCTTTATACCGGAAGGCAGTATCAAAACATTTGCCCAAATGGATACGGAAGAAAAGAATTTATTTAGTCACAGAAAAAAAGCAATGGCTAAATTGTTAGCATTTATGGAAAAAATTACAAAGGAATAA
- the purH gene encoding bifunctional phosphoribosylaminoimidazolecarboxamide formyltransferase/IMP cyclohydrolase, producing the protein MQKKIQSALISVFYKDGLEPLVKTLHEQNVTIYSTGGTQKFIEDLGIQCVPVENLTTYPSILGGRVKTLHPSVFGGILGRRDNSQDMQEMKEYNIPEIDLVIVDLYPFEETLKQTKEEKLIIEKIDIGGPSMIRAAGKNCKDLVVLADKDDYAALVELLKSQNGETTFEQRKSFAAKAFEVAMNYDIAINNYFNGTILQPLKNKKTMRYGENPHQQGSFFGDLTEVFTQLNGKELSYNNIVDVDGAVQLAKEFTEEKDAVFAIFKHTNVCGIAIRKTLKEAWDAALAGDPESAFGGVIITNKIVDKATAEAINEIFFEVLIAPAFEDDALAILKSKKNRIVLQIKENAPLATTSFKSVLNGTLVQEIDKGNFEEWKEVGGRETTEEEGADLRFANLVCKHLKSNAIALIKNKQLIGKGCGQTSRVDALRHAIEKAGQFNFDLKGAVLSSDAFFPFDDCVKMAHSEGIEAFIQPGGSIRDKDSITYCVDNKLAMVITGQRHFKH; encoded by the coding sequence ATGCAAAAGAAAATTCAGTCCGCGTTAATCTCAGTTTTTTACAAAGATGGCCTTGAACCCTTAGTGAAAACATTACATGAACAAAATGTGACCATTTATTCTACCGGTGGTACACAAAAATTTATTGAAGACTTAGGTATTCAGTGTGTGCCGGTCGAAAACCTGACAACTTACCCGTCTATTTTAGGTGGACGTGTTAAAACCCTTCATCCGTCAGTGTTTGGTGGTATTTTGGGTAGAAGAGATAATTCGCAGGATATGCAGGAAATGAAAGAATATAATATTCCGGAAATAGATCTGGTAATTGTGGATTTATATCCTTTTGAAGAGACGTTAAAGCAAACTAAGGAAGAAAAATTAATTATTGAAAAGATTGATATTGGCGGCCCTTCTATGATTCGTGCAGCCGGGAAAAATTGTAAGGATTTAGTGGTATTGGCTGATAAAGATGATTATGCTGCATTGGTGGAATTATTAAAATCACAGAACGGTGAAACTACTTTTGAACAACGTAAATCTTTTGCTGCGAAGGCTTTTGAAGTTGCGATGAACTATGATATTGCCATCAATAATTATTTCAACGGAACTATTTTACAGCCCTTGAAAAATAAAAAGACGATGCGTTATGGTGAAAACCCGCATCAGCAAGGTAGTTTCTTTGGCGATCTGACAGAAGTGTTTACGCAATTGAATGGTAAAGAGCTATCCTATAACAATATTGTAGATGTTGATGGCGCCGTGCAATTGGCGAAAGAATTTACAGAAGAAAAGGATGCCGTATTTGCCATATTTAAACATACCAATGTTTGCGGTATAGCTATTCGAAAAACTTTAAAAGAGGCTTGGGATGCTGCTTTAGCCGGCGACCCGGAGAGTGCTTTCGGTGGTGTAATTATCACTAATAAAATTGTTGATAAAGCAACTGCTGAAGCAATTAACGAGATATTTTTTGAAGTATTGATTGCCCCTGCTTTCGAGGATGATGCTTTAGCCATATTGAAATCCAAGAAAAATCGCATTGTATTACAAATCAAAGAAAATGCGCCTTTGGCTACCACTTCATTTAAATCTGTATTAAATGGTACTTTGGTGCAAGAAATTGATAAAGGGAATTTTGAAGAATGGAAAGAAGTAGGTGGTCGAGAAACTACTGAAGAAGAGGGTGCAGATTTGAGGTTCGCCAATTTAGTTTGTAAACATCTGAAAAGCAATGCGATTGCTTTAATTAAAAATAAGCAATTAATAGGAAAAGGATGTGGACAAACAAGCCGAGTTGATGCTTTGCGACATGCGATTGAAAAAGCGGGACAATTTAATTTTGATTTAAAGGGGGCCGTACTTTCTTCTGATGCATTTTTTCCTTTTGATGACTGTGTAAAAATGGCTCATTCCGAAGGTATTGAAGCATTTATTCAACCGGGTGGCTCTATTCGGGACAAGGATAGCATCACTTATTGTGTTGATAACAAATTAGCCATGGTAATTACCGGGCAGAGGCATTTTAAACATTAA
- a CDS encoding molybdate ABC transporter substrate-binding protein — protein sequence MKKLSFIIIFISLFYGTYAQQDRFDPPWNHSPESKVMFTIPGIDNVPDLFGDINKPQLVVFFAGNQFMCVDSIVAAFKKEYPAYKRIFVETLPPGILAKQISGGTLTIGNERISLRPDIYTAGKNRMDQMMHWVKDTVIYAHNKLAIMVQHGNPYKVKDLKDLGQKELKVSMPNPAWEGIGTQIAKAYIKAGGEELNKMIMEEKVQNGTTLLTKIHHRESPINILNKRADAAPVWFTEGYYQEMLGHPVQMVQIPEKENIRAAYVAGILKNAPHPKAARDFLKFLSGNRAKEIYAFYGFEN from the coding sequence ATGAAAAAACTATCATTCATCATAATATTCATCTCGTTATTCTACGGCACTTATGCGCAACAAGATCGCTTCGATCCGCCTTGGAATCATTCACCAGAAAGTAAAGTGATGTTTACCATACCCGGTATCGACAATGTTCCGGATTTATTCGGAGATATCAATAAACCGCAGTTAGTAGTATTCTTCGCAGGTAATCAATTTATGTGTGTGGATAGCATAGTGGCTGCATTTAAAAAAGAATACCCTGCCTATAAAAGAATATTTGTGGAAACCTTGCCTCCTGGTATATTAGCAAAACAAATCTCAGGTGGAACTTTGACAATAGGAAATGAAAGAATTTCTTTACGACCAGATATATATACCGCAGGGAAAAATAGAATGGATCAGATGATGCATTGGGTTAAAGATACCGTTATTTATGCACATAATAAACTAGCCATAATGGTGCAGCACGGAAATCCATATAAGGTTAAAGATTTAAAGGATTTAGGTCAGAAGGAACTTAAAGTAAGTATGCCAAATCCCGCCTGGGAAGGTATAGGCACACAGATTGCAAAGGCATATATAAAAGCAGGTGGGGAAGAATTGAACAAAATGATTATGGAGGAAAAAGTGCAAAACGGCACCACCTTACTCACTAAAATTCATCATCGGGAATCGCCCATAAATATATTAAATAAAAGAGCCGATGCAGCCCCTGTTTGGTTTACAGAAGGGTATTATCAGGAAATGCTAGGTCACCCGGTACAAATGGTACAAATTCCGGAAAAAGAAAATATAAGGGCAGCTTATGTAGCGGGTATTTTAAAAAACGCACCACATCCGAAGGCAGCACGTGATTTTTTAAAATTCTTATCTGGCAACCGAGCCAAAGAGATTTATGCATTTTATGGTTTTGAAAATTAA
- the rpsL gene encoding 30S ribosomal protein S12 — protein sequence MPTIQQLVRKGRETIKAKSKSRALDACPQRRGVCTRVYTTTPKKPNSALRKVAKVRLTNKIEVIAYIPGEGHNLQEHSIVLIRGGRVKDLPGVRYHIVRGSLDTAGVKGRKQSRSKYGAKKEKAKK from the coding sequence ATGCCTACAATACAACAATTAGTAAGAAAAGGCCGCGAGACAATCAAGGCAAAAAGTAAATCAAGGGCGTTGGACGCTTGTCCTCAACGTCGTGGTGTATGTACACGTGTATATACTACTACTCCTAAGAAACCAAACTCGGCTTTGCGTAAAGTTGCAAAAGTTCGTTTGACTAACAAAATTGAAGTGATCGCTTATATTCCGGGTGAAGGACATAACTTGCAAGAACACTCTATCGTTTTGATTCGTGGCGGTCGTGTGAAAGATTTACCAGGTGTACGTTATCACATCGTACGTGGTAGCTTGGATACTGCCGGTGTAAAAGGCCGTAAACAAAGCCGTTCTAAATATGGCGCAAAGAAAGAAAAAGCGAAAAAATAA
- a CDS encoding PDDEXK nuclease domain-containing protein: protein MLVNQSVIKDIKAIIAQSKDRAIRAVDHQRTLMYWHIGKRIFEEEQEGKERADYGTFLIKYLSEQLQPEFGSGFSTRQISLYRQFYRTFENVHTLYAQLSWSQYKLLLSVDSQDKREFYIAETIKNNWTVRQLERQIYSSLCERLLLSNDKESVLAVAKNEKLPSDAKEIIKDPMFLEFLGLKREASYYERDLESAIITHLQEFLLELGNGFSFVARQKRIHIEGDEFFVDLVFYNRLLQCFVIIEIKTTKLTHQDIGQLQMYVNYYDRIEKLSHENPTIGILLCASKNDAVVRFTLPENQKHIIASQYELYLPTEQQLLEEVNKELESFGEKEEENNI, encoded by the coding sequence ATGCTTGTAAACCAATCCGTTATAAAAGATATAAAGGCCATTATAGCTCAGTCAAAAGACAGAGCTATACGTGCTGTTGACCATCAGCGAACGCTGATGTATTGGCATATTGGTAAACGTATCTTTGAAGAAGAACAAGAGGGAAAAGAGCGTGCAGATTACGGAACGTTTCTTATCAAATATCTTTCAGAACAACTGCAACCCGAGTTTGGAAGCGGTTTTTCTACAAGGCAAATAAGCCTTTACAGACAGTTTTACCGCACATTTGAGAATGTGCATACACTGTATGCACAATTGAGTTGGAGCCAATATAAGCTGTTATTAAGTGTTGATAGTCAAGATAAAAGAGAGTTTTATATTGCTGAAACAATAAAGAACAATTGGACGGTAAGGCAGTTGGAACGGCAGATTTACAGTAGTTTGTGTGAACGACTTTTGTTGAGCAACGATAAAGAAAGCGTGTTAGCTGTTGCGAAGAATGAAAAATTGCCTTCTGATGCAAAAGAAATTATCAAAGACCCTATGTTTTTGGAGTTTTTGGGATTGAAAAGGGAAGCATCTTATTACGAAAGAGATTTGGAAAGTGCCATTATAACCCACTTACAGGAGTTCTTATTGGAGTTAGGTAACGGATTTTCATTTGTAGCAAGGCAGAAAAGAATACATATTGAGGGTGATGAGTTTTTTGTGGATTTGGTCTTTTACAACCGACTGTTACAATGTTTTGTCATTATAGAAATCAAAACCACTAAACTAACACATCAGGACATCGGACAATTACAGATGTACGTCAATTATTATGATCGTATAGAAAAACTGTCACACGAAAACCCGACCATTGGTATTTTGCTTTGTGCCAGTAAAAATGATGCTGTTGTAAGATTCACATTACCCGAAAATCAAAAACATATTATCGCAAGCCAATACGAATTATATCTACCAACCGAACAACAATTATTGGAAGAAGTAAATAAGGAGTTGGAGAGTTTTGGGGAGAAAGAAGAAGAAAACAATATATAG
- a CDS encoding Arm DNA-binding domain-containing protein, whose product METTKKSTFKVLFYLRKNAPKKKGLVPIMCRITVNGKQSAFSTKLDISSTNWDLKYGRVLGKAEEPKP is encoded by the coding sequence ATGGAAACGACAAAAAAATCAACATTTAAGGTGCTTTTCTACCTTAGAAAGAATGCCCCAAAGAAAAAAGGATTGGTTCCGATTATGTGTAGAATTACCGTAAACGGCAAGCAATCTGCATTCAGTACCAAACTGGATATTTCTTCAACAAATTGGGATTTGAAGTACGGGAGGGTTTTAGGGAAAGCCGAGGAGCCCAAGCCGTAA
- a CDS encoding branched-chain amino acid aminotransferase, producing the protein MSGDLTIKLNKTASSRLPGVELKNIPFGKVFTDHMLVADYIDGKWQNVEITSYQPLTFDPSLAAIHYGQSIFEGIKAYVNANGEAVIFRPLDNFARFNQSAVRMQMPEVPEEIFMDGMKQLITIDKNWIPTMENHSLYIRPFMFATDTFIGVRPSATYKFMIILSPTGPYYGKPMRIAVEETYTRAAPGGVGQAKNAGNYGGSLKPAEDARLNGYDQVLWTDAFEHKWLQEVGTMNVFFVFKNAVVTPSLEEGTILDGVTRRSAIVVLREMGLNVEERRISIDELIDAYKKGDLIEAFGTGTAATISLIKELGYKGEHLVFNPENNQVSKELNERLTAIRLGEVADNHGWIVRL; encoded by the coding sequence ATGAGTGGGGATTTAACTATTAAGCTAAACAAAACGGCAAGTAGTCGTTTACCCGGTGTGGAATTAAAAAATATTCCTTTTGGTAAAGTTTTTACAGATCACATGTTGGTTGCCGACTATATAGATGGCAAATGGCAAAATGTGGAAATCACATCTTATCAACCCTTGACTTTTGATCCTTCTTTGGCAGCCATCCATTATGGACAGTCTATTTTTGAAGGAATAAAGGCTTATGTAAATGCAAATGGTGAAGCTGTTATTTTTCGCCCTTTGGATAATTTTGCAAGATTTAATCAGTCTGCTGTGCGCATGCAAATGCCTGAAGTGCCGGAAGAAATTTTTATGGATGGGATGAAGCAGTTAATTACCATTGATAAGAACTGGATACCCACTATGGAAAACCATTCTTTATATATTCGTCCCTTTATGTTTGCTACGGATACCTTTATAGGGGTGCGTCCTTCTGCGACCTATAAGTTTATGATTATTCTAAGCCCGACTGGTCCATATTATGGTAAACCAATGCGCATCGCCGTTGAAGAAACCTATACGCGTGCTGCGCCAGGTGGCGTAGGACAAGCAAAAAATGCCGGAAATTATGGCGGTAGCTTAAAGCCGGCAGAAGATGCACGTTTAAATGGCTATGATCAGGTTTTGTGGACGGATGCTTTTGAACACAAATGGTTACAGGAAGTAGGAACAATGAATGTTTTTTTTGTATTTAAGAATGCCGTAGTAACACCTTCTCTGGAAGAAGGAACAATCTTGGATGGTGTTACGCGCAGAAGTGCTATTGTGGTATTACGTGAAATGGGTTTAAATGTAGAGGAAAGACGCATTAGTATTGATGAGCTAATCGACGCTTATAAAAAGGGAGATTTGATAGAGGCTTTTGGTACTGGTACGGCAGCTACGATCTCTTTAATTAAAGAATTAGGTTATAAAGGGGAACATCTTGTATTTAACCCTGAAAATAATCAAGTTTCTAAGGAGCTAAATGAACGTTTAACCGCTATCCGTTTGGGAGAAGTAGCTGATAATCATGGGTGGATTGTGCGTTTATAA